Genomic segment of Thermogemmatispora onikobensis:
CTGATGATACAGCAAGCCTGGTCCGCTCTACCGGTTGGGCCAGCGTCTATGAGCGCTGTGATCTTCAGCGACGCGGCAAGGGCTACGCCTTGAATTGGGCTTTGACGCGGCTGGCCGAGGATGGTGTGAGCTACGACGCCTGTGTGTTCCTGGATGCCGATGCCGTGGTCGAGCCTTCTTTTTTGCAGGCCCTGGAGCAGGCTCTACGGGCAGGTCTGGCTCGCGGCGAGGATCTGCAGGCTCTGCAGGCCAGGAATACGGTGCTCAATGCTTCGGCCTCGCCGGGAACAGCTCTGCGCTGGCTGGCCCTCTCTTTGATGAATCACGTTCGCCCCCTGGGACGGACCAGATTGGGCGCTTCGTCGACTCTGACAGGCAATGGCATGTGCCTGACCCGCGCTCTGCTGGAGCGCTACCCCTGGGAGGCTTTTTCACGCGGCGAGGATTATGAGTACTATTTGCACCTCGTGGAACAGGGAATTTATGTCCGCTACGTGCCCGAAGCGATCGTCCGTTCTCAGATGCCGCTTCGCTTTGCTCAGATGCGCTCGCAAGATCTGCGCTGGGAGGCCGCTGAAGCAAATACGTCCGCTCTCAAACGTGCTTCGCGCTTGCTGCGGGCAGGATTGCAGGCCGGCGATTGGCGCCGTAGCGATTGGCGCCGTGGCGATTGGCGCCGGCTGGAGGCAGTGGCCGAGCTGCTTACACCTCCGCTCTCTGTACTGCTGGCCGGGACCACGCTGGTGCTCCTGGCCAGTTTGCTACTTCGCTGGCCTCCTGCTATGGTGTTAGCCCTGCTCTTGCTGCTGGGATTGAGTGTCTATGTGCTTTCCCCTCTGGCTCTGTTAGATCCGCCTAAAGGGATCTATCGGGCTTTCTTCTTCGCGCCCGTATTCGTCCTCTGGAAACTCTGGGTCTATCTCGTGCTTCGTCAGAGCCAGAGACAACAAAGAGATTGGCTGAGAACCGATCGCACGCCCGCCTGAATTGTGGTTCGGTCTGAAAGGGGATATTGGGAATGCCGTCGCTACGCATTGTTCACATTAGCTACGACTGGTATCGCTTTGACCCTCTGGTACGTCGCCTGGCTGAGGCCGCCCGCGCCAGAGGGCACCTGGTTGATGTCATTTGTCTGCGTCATGGCTCGGAGCCTTCGTATGAAGAATGCAACGGCGTCTCGGTCTACCGCGTCCCTCTGGATCGGGGCTTCGGCCAGCCATTGCCGCTGACGGTGCTCGGCTGGCTCAGATTCCTGCTGCTCGCCGCCTGGACAGTGACACGGCTCCACTTCCGCAAGCGCTATGATGTGATTCAAGTGCATAACATGCCGGACTTCCTGGTCTTCGCTGCGCTCATTCCACGCCTTTTTGGAGCACGTGTGATCTTGGAGGTACAGGACGCCTCGCCAGAACTGATGGCTGTCAAGACTCGCGGGCGCCTGCGCTCTTTGGCCCGAGGACTGGCAGCTTTGCAGGAGCGCATCTCGACTTTGTTCGCTGACCATGTGATCACGGTGGGCTGGCCTTTCGAGGAGCTGCTGCTCAGGCGCGGGGTCCCCCGCCACAAGCTGTCTGTTATCCTCAACAGTCCAGACCCGCGCTATTTCCCTCCCTCACGGCGCGCTCGCGTGCCTTCCACCGAGGAAGACGGCGATTTCATCCTGATGTATCATGGTACGATGGCGGAGCGGCATGGCCTTGATGTGGCTTTACGCGCCCTGGCCCTGGCTCTGCCCGCCGCCCCACGCCTCCGCCTCGATCTTTTGGGACGCGGGGAGCAGATCCCTTTTCTCCACACGCTGGCCGAGGAATTGGGAATCAGTGAGCGCGTTACCTTCAGAGAGACTTGCACGGTAGAAGAGGTGGCTCACTTTATCGCCCACGGGGATGTGGGCATTATCCCCTACCGCTGCGATGGGTTCATGGACCTCCTCTTGCCCACTAAAGCCTATGAGTTCGCCTGGCTGCATCGTCCAATTATCGCCACAGATACCAAAGCGATCCGCTCAATGTTCCGTCCCGAGTCGGTTGTGCTCTGCGAGCCGGAGAATCCGCTCAGCCTGGCAGCAGCTATTGTCGATCTCTATCACCATCCCGAGAAGCGCTTCCAGCTCGTTGAGAACGCCGCCAGAGACTTTGAGCCGTTCCGCTGGGAGCTGATGAGCGAACGCTACAACGAGTTGCTGGAGAGAATCTGTGACCGCCATCGCTCCCCACACTCTGTCTCCCTCTCCAAGGAGATCAGCAGGCAGCATCTGCACTAGCTTTTGCGCAGGCCTTGGCGCAGCTACCAGACCCCTCCGAGAGGGTCTCTCCGACGAACAGCCTGCCGGCAAGACGGCAAGGGAAGAGAGAGGCCCGCAATAACGCAACTCATCTCTCAGACTTGCCTCTACTCGCTGGCCAGCCAGGCCAGCAGGAGGCACAAGATAATACCCTTTGGCTATAAGAATAACAATAAGGGGAGGGGCATCCTTGCCCCTGGGATGGAAGAGACGAAGACCTAGAAAAAAGAGGTCGGTAGGTAGTAGTCTAGCAAGAGGGCGAGTCAGAGGCTCAGGCGCCGCCACGACCGCTCAGCATCACCAGCGGAGTCAAAGCGATGAGCCTGAGATCTTCCCAGATCGATTGGCGCTGCAGATAAGCAATGTCCATTTCTACCATCGTCTTAAAATCGACCTTGCTGCGTCCATAGACTTGCCAGTAGCCGGTCAGCCCAGGCTTGCCTGCCAGGCGCAGCCAATCCCGTTCACTATACTGCTCCACCTCATAAGGCAGGGGAGGGCGTGGTCCGACGAGCGACATCTCTCCGCGCAGCACATTAAAGAACTGAGGTAACTCATCGAGGCTGGTACGGCGGAGCAGACGACCGATTCTTGTAATGCGCGGATCGTCGTTCAACTTGTAAGGATTGGCGGCCTGCTGGCCACTGCTGAGTCGGTCACCATTCATATAACGCCTGATAGCCTCGCGATGCAGATAATCATCGCTGTTTGCATACATTGAGCGGAACTTCAGCAAGATAAATTCCTTGCCGTTCCATCCCAAGCGCTTTTGGCGGAAGAAGACAGGACCAGCAGAATCGAGCCGGATCAGAATGGCTATCACCCCCATCACTGCCAGGAGCAAGGGCAACAAGACCAGGGTAACCACTACATCGACCAGTCGTTTGAGACGCAGGTAGCCGGGGTCAACAGGAATCTGCAAGCGAGGCTCCGAGAGAACCGCCATAGAGCATCCTCCCTCCACAGAGCATAGAAACAGTGTGTGGATAGTTGTCGTCACATACTGGCCCACGTTCTGTTTAAGAGGATAGCGCTCTGAGGTAGAGAACGGGTGCAGGCGCCCATAAAGATATGGATAAAGAAAGCTCTGACTGGGGCCGGGATGGTACACAATGGTTGAGTCGTCCTTGCAGGGCCCCTGTCGAGGCTGGCCTGGCGCCGCGCTCACCGGCCCCTACACAGAGAAGACCAAGCACCAGTCGCCGGAGGCAACCTCACAGGCAAGACTCAGGCTTCGCCAACCTCTATCTCCAGACAGCCTTCTTGCTCAGGCCAGTGTGCAGCCGTACCCAGCAGGGTACAGAGGCAGAGCGCCGTGGTGACAATTTCCTCGCGACCAGAGCCGTGAGGGTGCCAGGCTTGAAAGGCCCAGATCACTCCACTCTGTCGGACAGAGCTGCAGGCGTCTAAGCTGAGATCGTCGCGCTCGTGCGGATTAACGGCGTAATCGTCGACAAAGTCACCACAACTAGAGAGCACAGGGTGTCCTCGATAGATCAAGAACGCTCTCCAGGCGAGCATCTTTGATTAGGGATGGAAGCTTGATGATCCCAAAGTTGTCGCCTCGGCCTGATCCCCTTGCACTATCTGAGGCGGAGGGAGATTTTTGGCTTCCTGGCGCCGAATGATCAGCCCTCCAACGAGCACACAGAGACCATAGCAAAGTCCCATCATAAACCAGGGGAAGCGGAAGTTGATCAGATAAAGAGGAATGAACAGGTTGCTTCCGACAAAAGCTCCGATCAGGCCAACGGTGCTGTAGAGGCCCTGAATACGCGCGCGCACGTGGTTCCCAGAGAAGGCCGCCAGATGCGCATCAACGGCTGGCTGGATAAAGGCATAAACGATCCCATGCACAGCGAAGAGCAGCAAGGCCACCAGAGCCTGGCTCAGTACCCCATAGCAGAAGTAGAGCGGTACCTGGACCAGACCAAAGATTAAGATTAAGGTGGAACGCCGCCGGCGATCGGCTACTCTCCCCCCAAGAGGAGAGAAAACCGTGTTCGGCACCGCCCAGGCGGTGTATGTTAGGCCGATCAGGGCCACAGAAGCCTGCAAGTGATCGTGCATCCAGATTGGCGTCAGGGTGAGGTCAAAACCCAAATAGAGATAGTCGCCAAAAGCAATCAGGTAGGCAGCGAGCAGCGGCCAGGTAAACAACTCTTTGAAGACGCTGCTGAGAGCGGGCTGCTTCGCATTGCGGGAGTGAGTCCCCGGTCTGTTCCGAATGAGCAGTACAACGAGAACGATGCCTACCAGACGTATGACGATTGCCCCTATAAAGGCCCAGCTGTAGCCCAAGGCAGCCATCAATCCCCCAAGCGCCGGCCCGAGTAGAAAGCTGGCATTGAAAAAGGCGTTAAAAACTCCAAACGCTTCACCCTGCTGCTCAACAGGCACGGCATCAATAAGCAAAGCCCGCGCCGCCGGCAAGAGGGAGGCCGCCGCCATGCCTTCCAGGAAGCGCAGAACGATAAAGAGGAGTGGATCGGAAGCCGGCAGGTAGAGCGCCGAGAGCAACGCCTGC
This window contains:
- a CDS encoding glycosyltransferase family 2 protein codes for the protein MTLTTFFAGLLPLLSWALLLAELALALPIGYLTVVTAAALLTRLPSQATASAPPSSTTEPLRFVVLIPAHNEESVIETLLASLQQLAYPRSHYQVYVIADNCTDDTASLVRSTGWASVYERCDLQRRGKGYALNWALTRLAEDGVSYDACVFLDADAVVEPSFLQALEQALRAGLARGEDLQALQARNTVLNASASPGTALRWLALSLMNHVRPLGRTRLGASSTLTGNGMCLTRALLERYPWEAFSRGEDYEYYLHLVEQGIYVRYVPEAIVRSQMPLRFAQMRSQDLRWEAAEANTSALKRASRLLRAGLQAGDWRRSDWRRGDWRRLEAVAELLTPPLSVLLAGTTLVLLASLLLRWPPAMVLALLLLLGLSVYVLSPLALLDPPKGIYRAFFFAPVFVLWKLWVYLVLRQSQRQQRDWLRTDRTPA
- a CDS encoding glycosyltransferase family 4 protein, with protein sequence MPSLRIVHISYDWYRFDPLVRRLAEAARARGHLVDVICLRHGSEPSYEECNGVSVYRVPLDRGFGQPLPLTVLGWLRFLLLAAWTVTRLHFRKRYDVIQVHNMPDFLVFAALIPRLFGARVILEVQDASPELMAVKTRGRLRSLARGLAALQERISTLFADHVITVGWPFEELLLRRGVPRHKLSVILNSPDPRYFPPSRRARVPSTEEDGDFILMYHGTMAERHGLDVALRALALALPAAPRLRLDLLGRGEQIPFLHTLAEELGISERVTFRETCTVEEVAHFIAHGDVGIIPYRCDGFMDLLLPTKAYEFAWLHRPIIATDTKAIRSMFRPESVVLCEPENPLSLAAAIVDLYHHPEKRFQLVENAARDFEPFRWELMSERYNELLERICDRHRSPHSVSLSKEISRQHLH
- a CDS encoding sugar transferase; translated protein: MAVLSEPRLQIPVDPGYLRLKRLVDVVVTLVLLPLLLAVMGVIAILIRLDSAGPVFFRQKRLGWNGKEFILLKFRSMYANSDDYLHREAIRRYMNGDRLSSGQQAANPYKLNDDPRITRIGRLLRRTSLDELPQFFNVLRGEMSLVGPRPPLPYEVEQYSERDWLRLAGKPGLTGYWQVYGRSKVDFKTMVEMDIAYLQRQSIWEDLRLIALTPLVMLSGRGGA
- a CDS encoding MFS transporter, encoding MTANKRYRPAFALQRLVKSVLDSPGFRNRTLLAISFSVLGAYIGTAMINPVRVLYAQAHGASLPIIGAMASAYLVSDFLFGYPLGWLADRWGRKQVILIGMAAQALLSALYLPASDPLLFIVLRFLEGMAAASLLPAARALLIDAVPVEQQGEAFGVFNAFFNASFLLGPALGGLMAALGYSWAFIGAIVIRLVGIVLVVLLIRNRPGTHSRNAKQPALSSVFKELFTWPLLAAYLIAFGDYLYLGFDLTLTPIWMHDHLQASVALIGLTYTAWAVPNTVFSPLGGRVADRRRRSTLILIFGLVQVPLYFCYGVLSQALVALLLFAVHGIVYAFIQPAVDAHLAAFSGNHVRARIQGLYSTVGLIGAFVGSNLFIPLYLINFRFPWFMMGLCYGLCVLVGGLIIRRQEAKNLPPPQIVQGDQAEATTLGSSSFHP